A single region of the Triticum dicoccoides isolate Atlit2015 ecotype Zavitan chromosome 2B, WEW_v2.0, whole genome shotgun sequence genome encodes:
- the LOC119366736 gene encoding uncharacterized protein LOC119366736 yields MEAEMYVHHAEPLRANTATCIPRLRGGGVRRRPRQHGAPPPAASSVMERVREVLLRLAMLSAASSSPKAGARLQQHTTAAAPTRAASVRMSPSYSESYPSDAVDDCIEFLKRSAAGNGGAAVTAAPGAAPAQSAVSSAPPPSPLHA; encoded by the coding sequence CGAGCCCCTCAGGGCGAACACTGCTACGTGCATCCCGAGGCTGCGCGGTGGTGGTGTCCGGCGGAGGCCGCGGCAGCACGGCGCTCCTCCCCCAGCGGCATCCTCCGTGATGGAACGCGTCCGGGAGGTGCTGCTGCGGCTGGCGATGCTATCGGCGGCCTCCTCGTCTCCCAAGGCCGGCGCTCGGCTCCAGCAGCACAcgacggccgccgcgccgacgagggCGGCCTCGGTGCGCATGAGCCCCTCCTACTCCGAGTCGTACCCGAGCGACGCCGTGGACGACTGCATCGAGTTCCTGAAGCGCTCGGCGGCCGGCAACGGCGGTGCCGCCGTGACGGCCGCTCCCGGAGCTGCCCCGGCGCAGTCGGCCGTGAGCTcggccccgccgccgtcgccgttgcACGCGTGA